Proteins encoded within one genomic window of Humulus lupulus chromosome 1, drHumLupu1.1, whole genome shotgun sequence:
- the LOC133834129 gene encoding protein FAR1-RELATED SEQUENCE 5-like, whose product MALSLIRQREAKDEYITLHTSPQLGKTNLPQIKDELANLYTRNMFYKVRHQMLKEGRYMVKTLVEEEDAVILKLHKYAVEQVKRHVYVTPERDLFVCECQYFLSYGIPCRHIFSSIKRIHITSMPRALILSRWMVETKQTHNLPVGNMDATLDKREVERARFGAISNQLGELSYLGSRNQSTYHISKCEIDRLCGKLKAVVEIRDKEISHNLPLHREFQFPVLDPYFTKSKGTAKVPGSRKGTRRKCSICQKSEHNKLTCLIKWKKDHPIGESDEYEDAEEDDQCYGMGLNDEWADQNSMDYTQHENGTENDVVQDLGNELQNDKVDKVGTQVEEGNNWWQSPF is encoded by the coding sequence ATGGCCTTATCTTTAATTAGACAGCGTGAAGCAAAGGATGAGTACATTACACTTCACACTAGTCCCCAGCTCGGGAAGACAAATTTGCCACAGATAAAGGATGAATTAGCAAATCTTTACACACGGAACATGTTCTACAAGGTACGACATCAGATGTTGAAAGAAGGTAGGTACATGGTGAAAACCCTAGTGGAAGAAGAGGATGCAGTAATTTTGAAGCTTCACAAGTATGCTGTTGAACAAGTGAAGAGGCATGTATATGTAACACCGGAGCGTGATCTCTTTGTTTGTGAATGCCAATATTTTTTGTCATATGGGATACCATGTCGGCATATATTTTCTTCAATAAAACGCATACACATTACTTCAATGCCTCGAGCACTAATACTATCTCGGTGGATGGTTGAGACTAAACAGACTCACAATTTGCCAGTTGGCAATATGGACGCTACCTTAGACAAACGAGAGGTGGAGAGGGCAAGATTTGGTGCAATTAGTAACCAGTTGGGTGAACTTTCCTATCTTGGATCGAGGAATCAGTCTACATACCATATTTCAAAATGTGAGATTGACAGATTATGCGGTAAGCTTAAAGCAGTTGTGGAGATTAGAGACAAGGAGATTAGCCATAACTTGCCTCTACACAGGGAGTTTCAATTCCCAGTGTTGGATCCATACTTCACAAAAAGTAAGGGTACAGCAAAGGTACCTGGCTCGAGAAAAGGTACTCGCCGCAAGTGTAGTATCTGCCAGAAAAGTGAACACAACAAGTTGACTTGCCTGATAAAATGGAAGAAGGATCACCCGATTGGAGAGTCAGATGAATATGAAGATGCAGAAGAAGATGACCAATGCTATGGAATGGGATTGAATGATGAATGGGCTGACCAAAACTCAATGGACTACACACAACATGAGAATGGGACAGAAAATGATGTTGTTCAAGATTTAGGCAATGAACTACAGAATGATAAAGTGGATAAAGTGGGAACACAAGTTGAGGAGGGAAACAATTGGTGGCAAAGTCCTTTCTGA